In the Paenibacillus sp. FSL H7-0357 genome, one interval contains:
- a CDS encoding response regulator has protein sequence MEKKKVLIVDDQNGIRILLMEVFNSEGYTTFQAANGKLALDIVRSESPDLVLLDMKIPGMDGLEILKHLKEINPAIKVIMMTAYGELDMIKEATKLGALMHFTKPFDIDEMRVAVNMHLNSKSIDQCS, from the coding sequence ATGGAAAAGAAGAAAGTATTAATTGTCGACGATCAGAACGGAATCCGGATTCTTCTCATGGAAGTCTTTAATAGCGAAGGGTATACCACTTTTCAAGCAGCTAACGGAAAATTGGCACTGGACATTGTTCGTAGTGAATCCCCAGACTTGGTTCTGCTTGATATGAAGATTCCGGGAATGGACGGACTCGAAATCCTGAAGCATTTGAAGGAAATCAATCCGGCCATAAAGGTGATTATGATGACTGCCTACGGAGAGCTGGATATGATTAAGGAAGCGACGAAACTCGGAGCACTGATGCACTTTACCAAACCTTTTGACATTGATGAGATGCGGGTAGCCGTGAACATGCATCTTAACAGCAAGTCGATAGACCAGTGCAGCTAG
- the fba gene encoding class II fructose-1,6-bisphosphate aldolase has protein sequence MPLVSMTDMLNKALEGKYAVGQFNINNLEWTQAILGAAEEEKSPVILGVSEGAARHMGGFYTVVKMVEGLVHDMKITVPVAIHLDHGSSFDKCKEAIDAGFTSVMIDGSHHPISENIEMTKKVVDYAHAKGVSVEAEVGTVGGQEDDVIGGIQYADLNECVSIVKETGIDTLAPALGSVHGPYHGEPNLGFKEMEEIRNAVKLPLVLHGGTGIPEHDIKKSISLGTSKINVNTENQIAFAKVVREVLAAKPDAYDPRTFIAPGRDAIKQTVIGKIREFGSSNKA, from the coding sequence ATGCCATTAGTATCTATGACAGACATGTTAAACAAAGCACTTGAAGGAAAATATGCAGTAGGCCAGTTCAACATCAACAACCTTGAGTGGACTCAAGCGATTCTTGGTGCCGCAGAAGAAGAGAAATCACCGGTTATCCTTGGTGTATCCGAAGGCGCAGCTCGTCACATGGGCGGGTTCTACACTGTTGTAAAGATGGTTGAAGGTCTTGTTCATGACATGAAAATCACCGTTCCTGTAGCGATTCACCTGGATCACGGTTCTAGCTTTGACAAATGTAAGGAAGCCATTGATGCCGGATTTACTTCCGTAATGATCGACGGTTCCCACCACCCAATCAGCGAAAACATTGAAATGACTAAAAAAGTCGTTGACTATGCACACGCTAAAGGTGTTTCGGTAGAAGCCGAAGTAGGTACAGTTGGCGGACAAGAAGATGACGTTATCGGCGGCATTCAATATGCTGACCTGAACGAATGCGTAAGCATCGTTAAAGAAACCGGCATCGACACTTTGGCTCCGGCACTTGGTTCCGTACACGGTCCTTACCATGGCGAGCCTAACCTCGGATTCAAAGAAATGGAAGAAATCCGCAACGCGGTTAAACTTCCACTGGTTCTGCACGGTGGTACAGGTATCCCTGAGCACGATATCAAGAAATCGATCTCCCTGGGTACTTCCAAAATCAACGTAAACACTGAGAACCAAATCGCATTTGCTAAAGTAGTTCGCGAAGTTCTTGCTGCTAAACCTGATGCTTACGATCCACGTACATTTATCGCACCAGGCCGCGATGCCATCAAACAAACCGTTATTGGTAAAATCCGCGAGTTCGGATCCAGCAACAAAGCGTAA
- a CDS encoding UDP-N-acetylglucosamine 1-carboxyvinyltransferase, which produces MEKLMIGGGRPLEGVVTISGAKNSAIALIPAAILAESEVVLDNLPSLSDVAVYSEILEELGATVSWSGNQMRIDPSRIVSIPMPNGPVKKLRASYYMMGALLGRFKEATIGLPGGCNFEPRPIDQHIKGFEALGATVTNDHGSIHLYAKELRGAKIYLDVSSVGATINIMLAASRAKGSTIIENAAKEPEIIDVATLLNSMGAVIKGAGTETIRIEGVTEMHGCRHSIIPDRIQAGTYMIAAAATRGNVLIDNVIPKHLEALTAKLLEMGVEIEELDESIRVIGRARYEHVDVKALVYPGFATDLQSPMTSILTQAEGVSVLSDFVYSNRFKHVPELVRMGAKIRVEGRSAIIEGGKLNAAKVKAADLRAGAALVIAGLTVQEGITEVTGVEYIDRGYDNLVSNLRNLGAEVWRENE; this is translated from the coding sequence ATGGAAAAATTAATGATTGGCGGTGGACGTCCGCTAGAGGGCGTTGTAACCATCAGCGGAGCGAAGAATAGCGCAATTGCGCTTATTCCTGCGGCGATTTTAGCCGAATCTGAAGTTGTTCTGGATAATTTGCCCTCCCTTAGTGATGTGGCTGTTTACTCTGAAATTCTGGAAGAGCTTGGTGCGACTGTGTCGTGGTCAGGCAACCAGATGAGAATTGATCCCTCCCGTATCGTCTCCATTCCAATGCCTAACGGCCCCGTTAAGAAATTGCGGGCTTCATATTATATGATGGGAGCGCTTCTTGGAAGATTCAAAGAAGCGACAATTGGTCTTCCCGGCGGCTGTAATTTTGAACCCCGCCCAATTGACCAGCACATTAAAGGTTTTGAGGCGCTGGGAGCGACCGTGACCAATGATCATGGTTCGATTCATCTTTATGCCAAGGAACTGCGCGGTGCGAAAATTTATCTGGATGTATCCAGCGTTGGAGCGACCATTAACATTATGCTTGCGGCTTCACGGGCCAAAGGCTCTACAATTATTGAAAATGCGGCTAAAGAGCCTGAGATTATAGATGTAGCTACCCTATTAAACTCTATGGGCGCAGTTATTAAAGGCGCCGGTACCGAAACCATCCGGATCGAAGGCGTTACGGAGATGCATGGCTGCCGTCATTCCATCATTCCCGACCGGATTCAAGCTGGGACATATATGATTGCTGCTGCAGCAACGCGCGGCAACGTGTTAATAGATAACGTTATCCCCAAGCATTTGGAGGCATTAACCGCCAAACTGCTGGAGATGGGCGTAGAAATTGAAGAACTGGACGAAAGCATTCGTGTGATCGGCAGAGCCCGATATGAGCATGTCGATGTTAAGGCTTTGGTATACCCCGGTTTTGCCACCGATCTTCAATCCCCGATGACAAGTATATTGACCCAGGCTGAGGGAGTTAGCGTCCTTAGCGATTTTGTCTACAGCAACCGGTTTAAGCATGTGCCGGAACTCGTGCGGATGGGCGCAAAGATCCGCGTAGAAGGGCGATCAGCCATTATTGAAGGCGGCAAGCTTAACGCTGCTAAAGTAAAGGCTGCCGATTTGCGCGCGGGTGCGGCGCTGGTCATTGCCGGACTGACTGTTCAGGAAGGCATTACCGAGGTCACGGGTGTGGAATATATTGACCGCGGATATGATAATCTTGTTAGCAATCTGCGCAATTTGGGTGCCGAGGTCTGGCGCGAGAACGAATAG
- the rho gene encoding transcription termination factor Rho has protein sequence MDLQISDLEEMKLTDLYKLAKKYQIPYYGTLKKRELIFAILRAQAEQSGLMFMEGVLEILPEGYGFLRPINYLPSAEDIYISASQIRKFDLRSGDLVSGKCRTPKENERYFGLLQVNAVNGENPASAAERLHFPALTPLYPQDKLPLETSPTHLSTRIMDLLAPVGLGQRGLIVAPPKAGKTLLLKEIANSISTNNPEIELFVLLIDERPEEVTDMQRSVKGEVVASTFDELPENHIKVAELVLQRALRLVEHKKDVVILLDSITRLARAYNLVVPPSGRTLSGGIDPAAFHRPKRFFGSARNVEEGGSLTILATALIDTGSRMDDIIYEEFKGTGNMELHLDRKLAERRIFPAIDIRRSGTRREEVLLSKEELDTIWAIRKNMNESYDFVEGFIKKLRDTKTNAEFLASFDVAGSKEGSSASGTASNGGTSNSGSSARRTTRPKTPTVPTT, from the coding sequence ATGGATCTTCAAATTTCCGATCTGGAAGAAATGAAGCTGACCGATCTGTATAAGCTGGCTAAGAAATACCAGATTCCCTACTACGGAACGCTGAAGAAACGGGAACTGATCTTTGCGATTCTTCGTGCACAAGCGGAGCAAAGCGGGCTCATGTTCATGGAAGGCGTACTGGAGATTTTGCCTGAAGGCTATGGTTTCCTGAGGCCGATTAACTATTTGCCCAGCGCGGAAGATATTTATATCTCGGCTTCGCAAATTCGCAAATTTGATTTAAGAAGCGGCGATCTTGTTTCCGGGAAATGCCGCACACCGAAAGAAAATGAACGTTACTTTGGATTGCTTCAAGTAAATGCCGTGAATGGCGAGAATCCTGCCAGTGCAGCGGAGCGCTTGCATTTCCCGGCGCTGACACCTCTTTATCCGCAAGACAAGCTGCCGCTCGAAACATCCCCTACTCATTTATCTACCCGAATAATGGATTTACTTGCTCCTGTAGGTCTGGGGCAGCGCGGTTTGATTGTAGCACCTCCCAAAGCAGGAAAAACGCTCCTTCTGAAAGAAATAGCCAACAGTATCTCCACTAATAATCCCGAGATTGAACTGTTTGTACTGCTGATTGATGAACGTCCCGAAGAAGTAACTGATATGCAGCGCTCTGTAAAAGGCGAAGTGGTTGCATCCACATTTGATGAGCTTCCGGAGAATCATATTAAGGTAGCTGAGCTTGTCCTGCAGCGGGCACTGCGTTTGGTTGAGCATAAAAAGGATGTTGTTATTCTGCTGGATAGCATTACCCGGTTGGCACGCGCCTATAACCTTGTGGTTCCTCCATCCGGCCGGACACTTAGCGGGGGGATAGATCCTGCGGCGTTCCACCGTCCGAAGCGTTTCTTTGGTTCTGCGCGGAATGTAGAAGAAGGCGGAAGCCTGACGATCCTTGCAACAGCATTGATTGATACCGGATCGCGTATGGATGATATCATTTATGAAGAATTTAAAGGTACGGGCAACATGGAGCTGCATTTGGACCGCAAGCTGGCGGAACGACGTATCTTCCCGGCAATCGACATCCGCCGTTCAGGCACACGCCGCGAAGAGGTGCTGCTGAGCAAGGAAGAACTCGACACCATTTGGGCGATCCGCAAAAATATGAACGAGTCGTACGATTTTGTAGAGGGATTCATCAAAAAGCTGCGTGACACCAAGACCAATGCCGAATTCCTGGCGTCTTTTGATGTGGCCGGAAGCAAAGAGGGTTCATCGGCAAGCGGTACTGCCAGCAATGGCGGAACTTCTAATAGCGGTTCGTCGGCGCGCCGGACAACACGGCCCAAGACACCTACTGTCCCTACAACCTGA
- a CDS encoding radical SAM protein: MYLVYADGQGNVYDHPELYGLARSGDMIVEMLEEELIPLPEGATLVGLPNTRAVGMNPETGEMLPLPEGSQAVGALLPQGFTRLCLPGYVKTDKSYKLPLFGYSAVVWKDGGFYVAAELTDDPEQWNPLNCDRENVEAGVGDLTAKYPENRLYDHLSNCALGYECLTSSNTFLGRWEGAVPVSYSCNAGCFGCISEQPDDSGFVSPQTRMNFRPTVDEISQVMLEHLKTPQSIISFGQGCEGEPSTQAKLIIESIREVRSVTDMGYININTNAGLSDHIRGIVDAGLDLMRVSTISALDDHYNAYYKPRGYTLANVEKSLKYAAAQGVYTSINYLIFPGVTDREEEIEAMVEFVRRTDLKLIQMRNLNIDPESYLELIPPAQGEILGMKTMLEIFREELPGVVIGSFTHVPPADLARAKQRRVHM; the protein is encoded by the coding sequence ATGTATTTGGTATATGCCGACGGGCAAGGAAACGTATATGATCATCCCGAGCTGTACGGGCTTGCCCGCAGCGGAGATATGATTGTTGAGATGCTGGAGGAAGAATTGATTCCGCTGCCGGAAGGCGCGACGCTGGTAGGACTGCCTAATACGCGGGCAGTAGGCATGAACCCCGAGACAGGGGAAATGCTGCCGTTGCCGGAAGGTTCGCAGGCTGTAGGCGCACTGTTGCCGCAGGGTTTTACAAGACTTTGTCTTCCTGGTTATGTCAAGACAGACAAGTCATATAAGCTTCCGCTGTTCGGATATTCCGCTGTAGTGTGGAAGGATGGCGGCTTCTACGTAGCTGCTGAACTTACGGATGATCCCGAACAATGGAACCCTTTGAATTGTGACCGGGAGAATGTGGAAGCCGGAGTCGGTGATTTGACCGCCAAGTATCCGGAGAACCGTCTATATGATCATCTTTCCAACTGCGCGCTGGGCTATGAATGCCTGACTTCCTCAAATACCTTTTTAGGTCGTTGGGAAGGTGCGGTTCCGGTCTCCTATTCTTGCAATGCCGGGTGCTTTGGCTGTATTTCCGAACAGCCTGATGACAGCGGGTTTGTATCGCCGCAGACCCGTATGAACTTCCGGCCTACGGTGGATGAAATTTCTCAAGTCATGCTGGAGCATCTGAAGACGCCTCAGTCCATCATCAGCTTCGGTCAGGGTTGTGAAGGCGAGCCTTCCACACAGGCCAAATTAATTATTGAGTCTATTCGTGAAGTGCGTTCGGTTACTGATATGGGCTACATCAATATCAACACCAACGCCGGGCTGAGCGACCATATCCGCGGGATTGTTGATGCAGGGCTTGATTTGATGCGGGTGAGTACGATCAGTGCCTTGGATGACCATTACAACGCTTATTACAAGCCTCGCGGCTACACTTTGGCAAATGTGGAGAAGTCGTTGAAATACGCTGCGGCGCAGGGTGTATATACTTCTATCAATTATCTGATTTTCCCCGGGGTCACGGATCGCGAGGAAGAAATTGAGGCGATGGTGGAGTTTGTAAGACGTACAGATCTGAAACTGATTCAGATGCGTAATCTGAACATTGATCCCGAGAGCTATTTAGAACTCATTCCTCCGGCGCAAGGCGAAATTCTGGGGATGAAGACCATGCTTGAGATTTTCCGCGAGGAACTTCCGGGTGTGGTTATAGGCTCCTTCACTCATGTCCCTCCAGCGGATTTGGCCCGTGCCAAACAGCGCAGAGTCCATATGTAG
- the rpmE gene encoding 50S ribosomal protein L31, whose amino-acid sequence MQQAIQPKYNLTKVTCACGNTFESGSVKQELRVEICSNCHPFFTGKQKFLDAGGRVDKFKKKYGI is encoded by the coding sequence ATGCAACAAGCAATCCAACCCAAGTACAACCTTACTAAGGTAACCTGCGCATGTGGCAACACATTCGAATCCGGTTCTGTTAAACAAGAGCTGCGCGTCGAAATTTGCTCTAACTGCCATCCGTTCTTCACTGGCAAGCAGAAATTCCTTGATGCCGGTGGTCGCGTTGATAAATTCAAGAAGAAATACGGTATCTAA
- the dnaX gene encoding DNA polymerase III subunit gamma/tau has protein sequence MEHIALYRAWRPQSFQDMVGQQHIIQTLQNAIREQRVSHAYLFSGPRGTGKTSAAKVLAKAVNCERGPGPEPCNECPSCVRISAGNVMDVQEIDAASNRGVEEIRDLRDKVKYAPTEVRRKVYIIDEVHMLTTEAFNALLKTLEEPPPHVMFILATTEPHKLPATIISRCQRFDFRRVSLEEQSGRLTEICEKEGITADADALQYIARLSDGGMRDALSILDQISSFTDGNVTYQQVLGMTGGIPSEQFARLATAILEGDMGLLLELVEQLMHEGKSADKCLENLLYYFRDLLMIKMVPGADQLTDRVLNPAEFRDMAAAFSRERLFEIVETLNRYLGEMKYATHPQTLFEVALMKLCSLQQGGGAPILAAAPGSVASLQPSSGSPSVDSGELELLKRQIAALEKKLEQAMQSGGISGNGSRDQASAQKPAQSSAPRISSPSKLPPQLDKFIAGKDSADFASVFKQWSVVLQGVKEEKVTVHAWFVDGEPVSVMEDAVLVAFKNTIHRDTTEKPANRQVIENVLAARLGKPYRLVTILLRDWNEAAQKSAAQPGKEELRLEHEHETAETKTEPWIDEAIQLFGEDLVVIKE, from the coding sequence GTGGAACATATCGCGCTGTACCGTGCTTGGCGGCCGCAGTCGTTTCAAGACATGGTAGGACAACAGCACATTATCCAGACGCTGCAGAATGCGATTCGTGAACAGCGGGTTTCGCATGCCTACCTGTTCAGCGGCCCGCGGGGAACTGGCAAGACGAGTGCTGCCAAAGTGCTCGCCAAAGCGGTCAATTGCGAGCGCGGTCCGGGTCCGGAGCCATGCAATGAATGTCCATCCTGTGTGCGGATTTCCGCTGGCAACGTAATGGATGTGCAGGAAATTGATGCGGCCTCCAACCGGGGTGTTGAAGAGATTCGCGATCTGCGGGATAAGGTGAAATATGCGCCTACCGAAGTACGCCGTAAAGTGTATATTATTGATGAAGTGCATATGCTGACAACAGAAGCGTTCAACGCTCTGCTAAAGACGCTGGAGGAGCCGCCGCCCCATGTCATGTTCATTTTGGCGACGACAGAACCTCACAAATTGCCGGCAACGATTATTTCCCGCTGCCAGCGTTTTGACTTTCGCAGAGTATCGCTCGAAGAGCAGAGTGGCCGACTAACTGAAATCTGTGAGAAGGAAGGCATTACTGCAGATGCGGATGCATTGCAGTACATTGCCCGTCTTTCCGATGGGGGGATGCGCGATGCTCTCAGCATACTGGACCAGATTTCTTCCTTTACAGACGGCAATGTGACTTACCAGCAAGTGCTGGGGATGACGGGGGGGATTCCTTCCGAGCAGTTTGCCCGCCTTGCAACAGCCATTCTGGAAGGTGATATGGGTCTGCTTCTGGAACTTGTCGAGCAGCTTATGCACGAAGGCAAAAGCGCCGACAAATGTCTGGAGAACCTGCTGTATTATTTCCGTGATCTGCTGATGATCAAGATGGTGCCGGGCGCGGATCAGCTAACAGACCGGGTTCTCAATCCTGCTGAATTCCGCGACATGGCAGCAGCGTTCTCCCGGGAGCGGCTGTTTGAAATTGTCGAGACCCTGAACCGCTATCTGGGAGAAATGAAATATGCCACTCATCCGCAGACTTTGTTTGAAGTGGCGCTGATGAAGTTATGCAGCTTGCAGCAGGGCGGAGGAGCTCCGATTCTGGCGGCTGCCCCTGGCTCAGTAGCCTCCCTGCAGCCTTCAAGCGGCAGCCCCTCCGTGGATTCGGGGGAACTAGAGCTTCTTAAGCGTCAGATTGCCGCATTGGAGAAGAAGCTCGAGCAGGCTATGCAGTCCGGTGGGATATCCGGTAACGGCTCAAGAGATCAGGCTTCCGCCCAGAAGCCAGCCCAAAGCTCGGCTCCACGAATCTCCTCGCCCTCCAAGCTGCCTCCGCAGCTGGATAAATTCATCGCCGGTAAAGACAGTGCTGATTTCGCTTCGGTGTTTAAACAATGGAGCGTCGTCTTGCAAGGGGTGAAGGAGGAGAAGGTAACCGTGCATGCCTGGTTTGTTGACGGTGAGCCTGTGTCTGTAATGGAAGATGCCGTGCTTGTGGCCTTTAAGAACACAATTCACCGGGACACCACAGAGAAACCGGCCAACAGACAGGTGATTGAGAATGTGTTAGCTGCACGGCTGGGTAAACCCTACCGTCTGGTTACGATACTTCTGCGCGACTGGAATGAAGCGGCGCAGAAGTCTGCTGCACAACCGGGCAAGGAGGAGCTTCGTCTCGAGCATGAGCATGAAACTGCGGAGACAAAGACTGAACCATGGATTGACGAGGCTATCCAGCTCTTTGGAGAAGACCTTGTTGTCATAAAAGAGTAG
- a CDS encoding YbaB/EbfC family nucleoid-associated protein, with protein MNNMNQMMKQVKKMQEQMLKAQEELGSKTIEGSSGGGVVTVQVNGHKKLLSMQIKPEAVDPEDIEMLQDLVITAVNDALTQAEELANNDMGKFTGGMKIPGLF; from the coding sequence ATGAATAATATGAACCAAATGATGAAACAGGTTAAAAAAATGCAGGAGCAAATGCTCAAAGCCCAAGAAGAGCTGGGAAGCAAGACGATCGAAGGTTCTTCCGGCGGCGGCGTGGTTACTGTTCAAGTGAATGGCCATAAGAAGCTGCTGTCCATGCAAATCAAACCAGAGGCTGTTGATCCGGAAGATATCGAAATGCTGCAGGATCTTGTCATCACCGCTGTAAACGACGCCCTTACCCAGGCTGAAGAGCTGGCTAACAACGACATGGGTAAATTCACCGGCGGAATGAAGATCCCTGGCTTATTCTAG
- the recR gene encoding recombination mediator RecR, with the protein MYYPEPLAKLIEAFTRLPGIGPKTAARLAFHVLNMKEDEVIDFAKALVSVKRNLHYCSVCCNITDTDPCRICQDKTRDTSVICVVQDSKDLVAIERTKEFDGYYHVLQGAISPMEGIGPDDIRLKELLTRLSDERVKELIMATNPNIEGEATAMYISRLVRPFDIKITRIAHGLPVGGDLEYADEVTLSKALEGRREL; encoded by the coding sequence TTGTATTATCCAGAACCGCTAGCCAAGCTGATTGAAGCTTTTACACGTTTGCCCGGGATCGGCCCGAAGACAGCAGCCCGGCTGGCTTTTCATGTACTCAACATGAAAGAGGATGAAGTTATTGATTTTGCCAAAGCGCTTGTCAGTGTCAAACGCAATCTTCATTACTGCTCGGTCTGCTGCAACATTACGGACACCGATCCATGCCGTATATGTCAGGACAAAACCCGAGATACCTCAGTGATCTGTGTGGTACAAGACTCCAAGGATCTTGTAGCCATAGAGAGAACCAAGGAGTTCGACGGCTACTATCATGTGCTTCAGGGTGCAATTTCACCGATGGAGGGCATAGGTCCTGATGATATAAGACTCAAGGAACTGTTGACCCGGCTGAGCGACGAGAGAGTGAAAGAGCTTATTATGGCCACTAACCCCAATATTGAGGGTGAAGCTACGGCCATGTATATCTCCCGTCTGGTCCGTCCGTTCGATATTAAAATCACCAGAATAGCCCATGGCTTGCCCGTGGGGGGCGATCTGGAGTATGCGGACGAGGTTACCTTATCCAAAGCTTTGGAAGGCCGTCGTGAGCTCTAA
- a CDS encoding pro-sigmaK processing inhibitor BofA family protein codes for MLRLAAMGVLILSGLLLILIVFRKKLGWAWLSLFGTHLILAALGIYIVNFSGLLTEVYLPLNPATIGAVTILGLPGVLMLLGLKITLF; via the coding sequence ATGCTAAGATTGGCTGCAATGGGCGTATTGATATTATCCGGGTTATTATTGATATTAATAGTTTTTCGTAAAAAATTGGGCTGGGCCTGGCTTAGTTTGTTTGGAACTCATCTTATTCTTGCTGCACTGGGCATTTATATAGTGAATTTCTCCGGATTGCTTACGGAAGTTTATCTTCCTTTAAACCCGGCAACCATAGGCGCAGTAACGATTCTTGGACTTCCGGGAGTCCTGATGCTGCTCGGTTTAAAAATAACTTTGTTTTAA